The Eleutherodactylus coqui strain aEleCoq1 chromosome 13, aEleCoq1.hap1, whole genome shotgun sequence genome includes a window with the following:
- the CCR7 gene encoding C-C chemokine receptor type 7 isoform X1 translates to MRQLQGSDFLLLVFILTLLQYYLFILQVDSSQSDTEASIPTNSGISPSTPELDRMENSTNEDPFNTMDYSNFIEQCKKADVRVFRSKFLPVMYFIICFMGLAGNGLVMLRYLYFKRLKTGTDYYMVNLAIADIVFLCTLPFWAVSIHNNWIFGSEMCKVIFCLYKMSFISGMFLLMSVSIERYFAIVQAPSAHRHRSKTVLISKLSSVCIWVLAFTLSIPELINSGVLPVDEGEMCNLISTNFYILNVTLKIIQMILGFLLPLIIMSLCYSMIVNTLLRARNFEKYKAIKVILTIVIAFVVFQLPYNSVMLVKTVYNVTVCTSSKNLDIAEDVTYSLACLRCCLNPFLYAIIGVKFRNDMCKFFKDLGCLSQEKFAQWSTAKPSKRSSFAMDTETTTTFSP, encoded by the exons ATTTTCTGCTCCTGGTTTTCATCCTGACTTTATTGCAG TATTACTTATTCATCTTACAGGTTGACTCAAGCCAATCAGACACTGAGGCCAGTATCCCTACGAATAGCGGCATCAGCCCCAGCACTCCT GAATTGGATAGAATGGAAAATTCAACCAATGAAGACCCTTTCAACACAATGGATTATAGTAATTTTATAGAGCAGTGTAAAAAAGCTGATGTCCGAGTCTTTCGTTCCAAGTTCCTGCCTGTAATGTACTTCATCATCTGCTTCATGGGATTAGCTGGAAATGGTCTGGTCATGCTAAGATACTTATACTTCAAGAGACTAAAGACAGGAACGGACTACTACATGGTGAACTTGGCTATTGCAGATATTGTCTTCCTCTGCACCCTTCCTTTCTGGGCGGTAAGCATCCATAATAATTGGATTTTTGGTAGCGAGATGTGTAAGGTCATCTTCTGCCTGTACAAGATGAGCTTCATCAGTGGGATGTTCCTGCTCATGAGTGTGAGCATTGAAAGATACTTTGCCATAGTCCAAGCACCCTCTGCTCATCGTCACAGATCCAAGACTGTGCTCATCAGTAAGCTCTCTAGTGTTTGCATCTGGGTCTTGGCCTTCACCTTGTCCATACCGGAGCTGATCAATAGTGGTGTTCTACCCGTGGATGAAGGAGAAATGTGCAACCTCATCTCAACAAATTTTTATATTCTTAATGTAACGCTGAAGATCATCCAGATGATCTTGGGGTTCCTTCTACCCTTAATCATCATGTCCCTTTGCTATAGTATGATCGTCAATACACTGCTCCGGGCACGCAATTTTGAGAAGTACAAAGCCATCAAGGTCATCCTCACCATTGTCATCGCATTTGTGGTCTTCCAATTGCCATACAACAGTGTCATGTTGGTGAAGACTGTATATAATGTTACTGTGTGTACCAGCAGCAAAAACTTGGATATAGCCGAAGATGTCACCTACAGCCTTGCATGCTTGCGTtgttgtcttaaccctttcctttACGCTATCATTGGAGTCAAGTTCAGGAATGACATGTGTAAATTCTTCAAAGACTTGGGCTGCTTAAGTCAGGAGAAGTTTGCCCAATGGTCTACGGCTAAGCCAAGCAAGAGAAGCTCATTTGCAATGGACACAGAGACAACCACCACCTTTTCTCCTTGA
- the CCR7 gene encoding C-C chemokine receptor type 7 isoform X2, translating to MRQLQGSDFLLLVFILTLLQVDSSQSDTEASIPTNSGISPSTPELDRMENSTNEDPFNTMDYSNFIEQCKKADVRVFRSKFLPVMYFIICFMGLAGNGLVMLRYLYFKRLKTGTDYYMVNLAIADIVFLCTLPFWAVSIHNNWIFGSEMCKVIFCLYKMSFISGMFLLMSVSIERYFAIVQAPSAHRHRSKTVLISKLSSVCIWVLAFTLSIPELINSGVLPVDEGEMCNLISTNFYILNVTLKIIQMILGFLLPLIIMSLCYSMIVNTLLRARNFEKYKAIKVILTIVIAFVVFQLPYNSVMLVKTVYNVTVCTSSKNLDIAEDVTYSLACLRCCLNPFLYAIIGVKFRNDMCKFFKDLGCLSQEKFAQWSTAKPSKRSSFAMDTETTTTFSP from the exons ATTTTCTGCTCCTGGTTTTCATCCTGACTTTATTGCAG GTTGACTCAAGCCAATCAGACACTGAGGCCAGTATCCCTACGAATAGCGGCATCAGCCCCAGCACTCCT GAATTGGATAGAATGGAAAATTCAACCAATGAAGACCCTTTCAACACAATGGATTATAGTAATTTTATAGAGCAGTGTAAAAAAGCTGATGTCCGAGTCTTTCGTTCCAAGTTCCTGCCTGTAATGTACTTCATCATCTGCTTCATGGGATTAGCTGGAAATGGTCTGGTCATGCTAAGATACTTATACTTCAAGAGACTAAAGACAGGAACGGACTACTACATGGTGAACTTGGCTATTGCAGATATTGTCTTCCTCTGCACCCTTCCTTTCTGGGCGGTAAGCATCCATAATAATTGGATTTTTGGTAGCGAGATGTGTAAGGTCATCTTCTGCCTGTACAAGATGAGCTTCATCAGTGGGATGTTCCTGCTCATGAGTGTGAGCATTGAAAGATACTTTGCCATAGTCCAAGCACCCTCTGCTCATCGTCACAGATCCAAGACTGTGCTCATCAGTAAGCTCTCTAGTGTTTGCATCTGGGTCTTGGCCTTCACCTTGTCCATACCGGAGCTGATCAATAGTGGTGTTCTACCCGTGGATGAAGGAGAAATGTGCAACCTCATCTCAACAAATTTTTATATTCTTAATGTAACGCTGAAGATCATCCAGATGATCTTGGGGTTCCTTCTACCCTTAATCATCATGTCCCTTTGCTATAGTATGATCGTCAATACACTGCTCCGGGCACGCAATTTTGAGAAGTACAAAGCCATCAAGGTCATCCTCACCATTGTCATCGCATTTGTGGTCTTCCAATTGCCATACAACAGTGTCATGTTGGTGAAGACTGTATATAATGTTACTGTGTGTACCAGCAGCAAAAACTTGGATATAGCCGAAGATGTCACCTACAGCCTTGCATGCTTGCGTtgttgtcttaaccctttcctttACGCTATCATTGGAGTCAAGTTCAGGAATGACATGTGTAAATTCTTCAAAGACTTGGGCTGCTTAAGTCAGGAGAAGTTTGCCCAATGGTCTACGGCTAAGCCAAGCAAGAGAAGCTCATTTGCAATGGACACAGAGACAACCACCACCTTTTCTCCTTGA